A genome region from Glutamicibacter arilaitensis Re117 includes the following:
- the rbsD gene encoding D-ribose pyranase: protein MLKSEILNAPLLGALAKCGHTDTVVIADCGLPIPQGPMVVDLAFIQGLLSFEQVLEVLARNMVIERSNLAAEAKDGPVQDLCSANGLDPQFITHEELKAELPKAKIIIRTGEATPYANAILHCGVAF, encoded by the coding sequence GTGCTGAAATCCGAAATTCTCAACGCCCCGCTGCTTGGCGCCTTAGCCAAGTGCGGGCACACCGACACTGTGGTGATTGCCGACTGCGGCCTGCCCATTCCCCAGGGCCCGATGGTCGTTGATCTTGCCTTCATCCAAGGCCTGCTGAGCTTCGAACAGGTCTTGGAAGTGCTGGCCCGCAACATGGTCATCGAGCGCAGCAACTTGGCCGCCGAAGCCAAGGACGGTCCGGTCCAGGATCTGTGCAGCGCCAACGGCCTGGACCCGCAGTTCATCACCCATGAGGAACTGAAGGCCGAACTGCCCAAGGCCAAGATCATCATCCGCACCGGGGAAGCGACCCCGTACGCAAACGCGATCCTGCACTGCGGGGTAGCCTTCTAG
- a CDS encoding ribokinase has protein sequence MQQDIQVTIVGSSNVDITALMARLPGPGETVLADSYQLSPGGKGANQALAAQLAGAATEFIGAVGNDSHSAIALGQLEDAGVKLDRVARTEQPTGVAIIQVDSAAENSIAVISGANSTVTAQAVQAAGAIEGILVLQGEIPASGIKAAMDGATQRIVLNLAPVIELDREYLLKANPLVVNEHEAALILQQLDGSETMSTEAEPVIAQKLMAHGLASLVITLGANGCLVAEQGSGIQQLPAVKVKAVDTTGAGDAFTGAVAARLANGDDLVQAAEFAGKFAALTVQAHGAQASYPRSLQNL, from the coding sequence ATGCAGCAGGACATCCAGGTCACCATCGTGGGCTCAAGCAACGTGGACATCACCGCGTTGATGGCCCGCCTGCCCGGCCCGGGCGAAACCGTGCTGGCAGATTCCTACCAGCTCTCACCCGGCGGCAAGGGCGCCAACCAGGCCCTGGCCGCGCAGCTGGCCGGTGCCGCCACCGAATTCATCGGCGCCGTGGGCAACGACTCGCACTCCGCGATTGCCCTGGGCCAGCTCGAAGACGCAGGCGTGAAGCTGGATCGCGTAGCCCGCACCGAACAGCCAACAGGCGTGGCCATCATCCAGGTGGATTCCGCCGCGGAGAACTCCATCGCCGTGATCTCCGGTGCCAACTCCACGGTCACCGCCCAAGCGGTGCAGGCCGCCGGAGCCATCGAGGGCATCCTGGTGCTGCAAGGTGAAATCCCTGCCTCGGGCATCAAGGCCGCCATGGACGGCGCTACGCAGCGCATCGTGCTGAACCTGGCACCGGTCATCGAGCTGGACCGCGAATACCTGCTCAAGGCCAACCCGCTGGTGGTCAATGAGCATGAGGCCGCACTGATTTTGCAGCAGCTTGATGGAAGCGAAACCATGTCCACCGAAGCTGAGCCAGTTATTGCGCAAAAACTCATGGCTCATGGCTTGGCATCCTTGGTCATCACCCTGGGGGCTAACGGCTGCTTGGTAGCTGAGCAGGGTTCGGGCATTCAGCAGCTTCCTGCAGTCAAGGTCAAGGCAGTGGACACCACCGGTGCCGGCGACGCGTTCACCGGCGCCGTAGCTGCACGTCTGGCAAATGGCGATGACTTGGTGCAGGCCGCAGAATTCGCCGGCAAGTTCGCCGCCCTGACCGTGCAGGCCCATGGCGCACAGGCTTCCTACCCGCGTTCCCTCCAGAACCTTTAA
- a CDS encoding ATP-binding cassette domain-containing protein codes for MEGTRMSNDALLVLDKVCKSFGSVQVIDEVTVEVHAGKVSVLLGENGAGKSTLIKMIAGVHEPDAGRILMDGNAVKIPNTKASEALGIATIHQELNLVPSMTIAENITLGRVPRKFGIINRRAMRQIAREAMDKLGLNLDVNTPVGELGLAQQQLVEIAKALSLDARVLILDEPTAALTKAEIAHLFSVVNTLKAQGVGMVFISHHLDEIAEIGDFVNVLRDGKFIATVLADTEENELVRPTLMQPACWP; via the coding sequence ATGGAAGGAACAAGAATGAGTAATGACGCTCTGCTGGTCCTGGACAAGGTCTGCAAGTCCTTCGGCTCGGTACAGGTAATCGATGAGGTCACCGTCGAGGTGCACGCCGGCAAGGTCTCGGTGCTGCTCGGCGAGAACGGCGCAGGCAAGTCCACGCTGATCAAGATGATCGCCGGCGTGCACGAGCCGGACGCCGGCCGGATCCTGATGGATGGCAACGCGGTGAAGATCCCGAACACCAAGGCCTCCGAGGCATTGGGCATCGCCACCATCCACCAGGAATTGAACCTGGTGCCTTCGATGACCATCGCCGAGAACATCACCCTGGGCCGGGTGCCGCGCAAATTCGGCATCATCAACCGCCGCGCCATGCGCCAGATCGCGCGCGAGGCCATGGACAAGCTCGGACTGAACCTGGATGTGAATACCCCAGTGGGCGAGCTGGGCCTTGCCCAGCAGCAGCTGGTTGAAATTGCCAAGGCACTGAGCCTGGACGCTCGCGTGCTGATCCTCGACGAGCCCACCGCGGCGCTGACCAAGGCCGAAATCGCGCATCTGTTCTCGGTAGTCAACACGCTGAAGGCGCAGGGCGTGGGCATGGTCTTCATCAGCCACCACCTCGATGAGATCGCGGAAATCGGCGACTTCGTCAACGTGTTGCGCGACGGCAAGTTCATCGCCACCGTTCTGGCGGACACCGAGGAGAACGAACTGGTGCGGCCAACCCTGATGCAACCGGCGTGCTGGCCATGA
- a CDS encoding LacI family DNA-binding transcriptional regulator, producing MNTVTIKDVALAAGVSSATASRVLSGHPATSAASREKVQAVAKELGFVPNAQARSLRSTKTDTIALLISDVRNPYFSDLAHAVEQQAHAAGMMTFIGNANEDSEQQDQFLAAMLSRRVDGLIVVPQGLDEDADRPSQMMQRIVSSGTPLVFVDRTLPQLNIPSITASSTKALEEAIGKLKSLGHTSIAFLGGPDHASTARERHSAFDQAMAANGLEINPALHFAGDFRAASGAQGARWLLEHELAPTAVVIADAPMAIGALTVWRQAGIRIGQQLSVITFDEVDAMLMHDPPIATISHDLTAMGRAAVAALQEAMAGNTPEPQEFTSRFTARESLAPTQAATGA from the coding sequence ATGAACACTGTCACCATCAAGGATGTGGCACTTGCAGCCGGAGTATCCTCCGCCACTGCTTCACGCGTTCTCTCTGGCCACCCCGCCACCTCGGCCGCTTCCCGCGAAAAGGTCCAGGCCGTCGCCAAGGAATTGGGCTTCGTTCCCAACGCCCAAGCCCGGTCCCTGCGCTCCACCAAAACCGACACCATCGCGCTGCTGATTTCCGATGTGCGCAACCCCTACTTCTCTGATCTAGCCCATGCTGTCGAGCAGCAAGCCCATGCCGCAGGAATGATGACTTTCATCGGCAACGCCAACGAGGACAGCGAACAGCAAGACCAATTCCTGGCCGCCATGCTTTCGCGCCGAGTGGACGGGTTGATTGTCGTTCCGCAGGGCCTGGATGAAGACGCCGACCGGCCAAGCCAGATGATGCAGCGCATCGTTTCCTCCGGAACTCCGCTGGTCTTCGTGGACCGCACCCTGCCGCAGCTGAACATTCCCTCCATTACCGCCTCCAGCACCAAGGCGCTGGAAGAGGCCATCGGGAAGCTGAAGAGCCTGGGCCACACCAGCATCGCTTTCCTCGGCGGCCCGGACCACGCATCCACCGCCCGCGAACGCCACAGCGCCTTCGACCAAGCAATGGCGGCCAACGGACTGGAAATCAATCCTGCGCTGCACTTTGCCGGCGACTTCCGCGCCGCCTCCGGTGCCCAAGGTGCCCGCTGGCTGCTGGAGCACGAATTAGCACCTACCGCTGTGGTCATCGCCGATGCGCCGATGGCCATTGGCGCCTTGACCGTGTGGCGGCAAGCCGGCATCCGGATCGGCCAGCAGCTCTCGGTGATCACCTTCGATGAGGTGGACGCGATGCTCATGCATGATCCGCCAATTGCCACGATCAGCCATGACCTGACCGCAATGGGCCGGGCGGCAGTGGCGGCACTTCAAGAAGCCATGGCCGGGAACACCCCGGAACCCCAAGAATTCACCAGCCGATTCACCGCACGTGAGTCGCTGGCCCCAACGCAAGCCGCCACCGGCGCATAG
- a CDS encoding metal-dependent transcriptional regulator — protein MSVNQLSDSAQNYLKIIFGLNEWSADPVTASIIANKSGMKLSTVSGALSKLRQQGLLDHAPYGAVTLTELGREYAVTMVRRHRLLETFLVQMLGYRWDQVHDEAESLEHAVSDFMIERIDNLLEHPTRDPHGDPIPTAEGRISIPQAFNLGEARDEAHVLVERIADDDSQLLQYFSDHRIIVGAQLHVTAGEKFSETVNVEVASTGETLRLGSRAAAAIWVSAAP, from the coding sequence GTGTCGGTCAACCAGCTTTCAGATAGCGCGCAGAACTATCTCAAGATCATTTTCGGTCTCAACGAATGGTCCGCAGATCCGGTAACCGCCAGCATCATCGCCAACAAGTCGGGCATGAAGCTTTCTACCGTTTCCGGCGCGCTGAGCAAACTACGCCAGCAAGGCCTGCTTGACCACGCGCCCTACGGGGCCGTGACGCTCACCGAGTTGGGCCGCGAGTATGCAGTCACCATGGTGCGCCGCCACCGCCTGCTCGAAACATTCCTCGTGCAGATGCTCGGCTACCGCTGGGACCAGGTGCACGACGAGGCCGAAAGCTTGGAGCACGCAGTCTCCGACTTCATGATCGAGCGCATCGACAATTTGCTCGAACACCCCACCCGCGATCCGCACGGCGACCCGATACCGACCGCCGAGGGCCGGATTTCCATCCCGCAGGCTTTCAATTTGGGCGAAGCCCGCGATGAGGCCCACGTGCTGGTCGAACGCATTGCAGATGATGATTCGCAGCTGCTGCAGTACTTTTCCGATCACCGCATCATTGTCGGCGCACAGCTGCACGTGACCGCCGGTGAGAAATTCTCCGAAACGGTGAATGTGGAAGTCGCTTCAACTGGCGAAACCCTGCGTCTCGGCTCTCGTGCCGCGGCTGCCATCTGGGTCTCCGCAGCGCCCTGA
- a CDS encoding HNH endonuclease family protein, with protein sequence MPRKLFAALCAAVLVLAGCSAPAEPSALSNTQIAQAPDLLATDQPLLVERAATSSKKVNPGAKLKGPKATAMLKSLPVKGKAAATGYNRNKKFGNGWKDFDKDKCDERQDTLSRDMSKVKFKDRKKCTVASGTLHDRYTGKKINWKVKSGSVDIDHVVSLKNAWISGGQKLSQTQRQALANDPLNLMAASASANRQKGDKNTAEWLPKNKSFRCQYVATQISVKKKYALSVTKAEKTAMSKVLKTCRNQKAAKVTTIKPAGSTPKASPKKNTNKAPSVVKGTVHPGAYCKAADKGKRGKSKAGKYYTCKADAKGKLRWRA encoded by the coding sequence TTGCCACGCAAACTTTTCGCTGCGCTCTGCGCGGCAGTTTTGGTGCTCGCTGGATGCAGCGCACCAGCAGAACCTTCTGCACTATCGAATACGCAGATCGCTCAGGCTCCAGACCTGCTGGCAACCGATCAGCCATTGCTCGTAGAGCGGGCAGCCACCAGCAGCAAGAAGGTCAACCCTGGTGCAAAGCTCAAGGGCCCCAAAGCCACCGCAATGCTCAAGAGCCTTCCGGTCAAGGGCAAGGCGGCGGCCACCGGGTACAACCGGAACAAGAAGTTCGGCAATGGGTGGAAGGACTTCGACAAGGACAAATGCGATGAACGCCAGGACACCTTGTCCCGAGACATGTCCAAGGTGAAGTTCAAGGACCGCAAGAAGTGCACCGTAGCTTCGGGCACCCTGCATGACCGCTACACCGGCAAGAAGATCAACTGGAAGGTCAAGTCCGGCAGCGTCGATATCGACCATGTGGTGTCGCTGAAGAATGCGTGGATCTCGGGTGGCCAGAAGCTGTCCCAGACCCAGCGCCAAGCGCTGGCCAATGACCCGTTGAACTTGATGGCCGCAAGTGCTTCGGCCAATCGTCAAAAGGGCGACAAGAACACGGCTGAATGGCTACCGAAGAACAAGTCCTTCCGCTGCCAGTACGTCGCAACCCAGATCAGCGTCAAGAAGAAATACGCGCTGTCGGTGACCAAGGCTGAGAAGACGGCCATGTCCAAGGTGCTGAAGACCTGCCGCAACCAGAAGGCCGCAAAGGTCACCACGATCAAGCCTGCCGGTTCAACGCCCAAGGCATCGCCGAAGAAGAATACGAACAAGGCGCCGTCCGTCGTCAAGGGCACGGTGCATCCCGGCGCTTATTGCAAGGCTGCGGATAAGGGAAAGCGCGGCAAATCCAAGGCCGGCAAGTACTACACCTGCAAGGCCGATGCCAAGGGCAAATTGCGCTGGCGTGCCTGA
- a CDS encoding metal ABC transporter permease gives MNLIELLAEPLSYTFMVRALLVTIIAAVLCAVLSCWLVLIGWSLMGDAVSHAVLPGVVLAYIAGAPFALGALVFGFLAVALIGGVRDTTKLKEDAAIGIVFTTLFSIGLVLISVTPSHVDLNHIIFGNLLGVSASDLWQVLVLGAITFAILILKRKDFTLYAFDQTHAHALGMSPRLIGAVLLGLLAMTSVVALQAVGVILVVAMLIIPGATAYLLTDRFGKMLLLAPVLAASAGILGVYLSYYLDASTGAMVVLAQAAIFGIAYLFSPKQGLIATAIASKGRRKALVARG, from the coding sequence ATGAACCTCATCGAATTACTGGCCGAACCGTTGAGCTACACCTTCATGGTGCGTGCGCTGCTGGTAACCATTATCGCCGCCGTACTGTGTGCAGTGCTTTCCTGCTGGCTGGTGCTCATCGGATGGTCACTCATGGGCGATGCGGTATCCCATGCGGTGCTGCCCGGTGTGGTGCTGGCCTATATCGCCGGTGCCCCTTTTGCCCTCGGTGCCCTGGTCTTCGGATTCCTGGCGGTGGCCCTGATCGGGGGAGTACGCGACACCACCAAGCTCAAGGAAGACGCGGCCATCGGCATTGTCTTCACCACGCTCTTCTCCATCGGGCTGGTGCTGATCTCGGTCACGCCAAGCCATGTGGATCTGAACCACATCATCTTTGGCAACTTGCTTGGAGTCTCCGCCAGCGATCTATGGCAGGTATTGGTGCTTGGCGCGATCACCTTCGCCATCCTGATTCTCAAGCGCAAAGACTTCACCCTCTATGCCTTTGATCAAACGCACGCGCATGCCTTGGGCATGAGCCCGCGGCTAATCGGGGCGGTGCTTTTGGGGCTATTGGCAATGACCTCAGTAGTTGCACTGCAAGCCGTGGGAGTGATCCTGGTGGTAGCCATGCTGATCATCCCCGGCGCTACGGCGTACCTGCTCACTGATCGGTTCGGGAAGATGCTTCTGCTCGCTCCGGTCCTCGCAGCCAGTGCCGGTATCTTGGGCGTCTACCTCAGCTACTACCTCGATGCGTCGACCGGTGCAATGGTGGTTTTGGCGCAAGCGGCGATCTTTGGAATTGCTTACCTCTTCAGTCCAAAGCAGGGACTCATCGCTACCGCTATCGCCAGCAAGGGACGGCGCAAGGCGCTTGTCGCCAGAGGCTAG
- a CDS encoding metal ABC transporter ATP-binding protein, with amino-acid sequence MNTKPSDALSIDVSAATVHYGPVLALDKANLQLGRGRVCGLVGMNGSGKSTLFKTIMGQIKPDTGSVRINGTDPLQARKSGQLAYVPQSEAVDWNFPISVREVVMTGRYGQMGWTRRAKKKDHAAVDEALARVELTSFADRQIGQLSGGQKKRAFVARCIAQGASIMLLDEPFAGVDKRSEATITKLLREVADDGGSVLISTHDLHALPELADEAVLLMRKVLMHGHPDQVLQAENLALAFGLDPMKRGGE; translated from the coding sequence ATGAACACGAAGCCCAGCGATGCCCTGTCAATTGACGTTTCGGCCGCGACCGTCCACTACGGACCGGTACTGGCTCTGGATAAAGCCAACCTGCAATTGGGCCGAGGACGGGTCTGCGGGCTGGTCGGGATGAACGGCTCCGGCAAGTCCACGCTATTCAAAACCATCATGGGGCAGATCAAGCCCGACACCGGAAGCGTGCGCATCAACGGCACCGACCCGCTGCAAGCGCGGAAGAGCGGACAGCTCGCCTACGTTCCGCAAAGCGAAGCGGTGGACTGGAACTTTCCGATCTCGGTACGGGAAGTGGTGATGACCGGACGCTATGGGCAAATGGGCTGGACTAGGCGTGCCAAGAAGAAGGATCACGCGGCCGTGGATGAAGCCCTGGCCCGGGTGGAACTAACCAGTTTTGCCGACCGGCAAATCGGCCAGCTTTCCGGCGGGCAGAAGAAGCGCGCGTTTGTTGCGCGATGCATAGCCCAAGGAGCCAGCATCATGCTGCTTGATGAGCCTTTTGCCGGCGTAGACAAGCGCAGCGAAGCGACCATCACCAAGTTGCTGCGCGAAGTCGCCGATGACGGAGGCAGCGTTTTGATCTCAACCCATGACTTGCACGCACTGCCTGAGCTGGCCGATGAAGCGGTGCTCTTGATGCGCAAAGTGCTGATGCACGGGCATCCGGATCAGGTGCTGCAAGCCGAAAATCTGGCACTGGCCTTCGGCCTGGATCCCATGAAGCGAGGCGGGGAATGA
- a CDS encoding metal ABC transporter substrate-binding protein has translation MTTGRHRIIRTLALLLMPMLVAVGCARNSPTADQPSADDPRPVVLTTFTVLQDIAQNVAGEHLRVESITRLGAEIHGYEPTPDDLRRASQADLILDNGLNLEAWFQQFVADNDAPHVTISQGIPPIDIAQEEGAGKPNPHAWMSPLNVKTYVDTMAQAFSELDPEHAQNYRENAKTYQAKLQKVHEQLETELEEIPEHQRVLVTCEGAFSYLARDTGMAEKYLWAVNAESQATPRKVAAAIDYVRANDVPAVFCESTVSDAAMQRVVESTEAVYGGTLYVDSLSEPGGPVPSYLDLITHDTQAIARALKGRTP, from the coding sequence ATGACAACCGGCAGGCACCGGATAATCCGAACGCTGGCATTGCTGCTGATGCCGATGCTAGTGGCAGTTGGCTGTGCCCGGAACAGCCCGACCGCAGACCAGCCCAGTGCAGATGACCCACGGCCAGTCGTACTGACCACCTTCACCGTGTTGCAGGATATTGCGCAGAACGTCGCCGGTGAGCACCTGCGCGTCGAATCCATTACTCGCCTTGGCGCAGAGATCCACGGTTACGAACCAACCCCGGATGATCTGCGCCGCGCATCGCAAGCCGACCTCATCCTCGATAACGGACTGAATCTCGAAGCTTGGTTCCAACAATTCGTCGCGGATAATGACGCCCCACATGTCACCATCAGCCAGGGAATCCCGCCCATCGACATCGCCCAAGAAGAAGGTGCCGGGAAACCCAATCCGCATGCGTGGATGAGCCCCCTGAACGTCAAGACATATGTCGATACCATGGCGCAGGCATTCAGCGAACTGGACCCGGAGCATGCGCAGAACTACCGGGAAAACGCCAAGACCTACCAAGCCAAGCTGCAAAAAGTCCACGAGCAACTCGAAACTGAGCTTGAAGAAATTCCAGAACACCAACGCGTATTGGTGACCTGCGAAGGAGCCTTCAGCTACTTGGCCCGGGATACGGGCATGGCCGAAAAGTATCTCTGGGCCGTCAACGCTGAATCACAAGCTACGCCGCGCAAGGTGGCAGCTGCTATCGACTACGTCAGGGCAAACGATGTCCCGGCGGTCTTCTGCGAATCCACGGTATCTGATGCGGCCATGCAACGAGTTGTTGAATCAACCGAGGCCGTCTACGGCGGAACGCTCTATGTGGACTCATTATCGGAACCCGGGGGACCGGTACCGAGCTACTTGGATCTGATTACACATGACACCCAGGCAATCGCCCGTGCATTGAAAGGCCGAACACCATGA
- the hutG gene encoding formimidoylglutamase, whose amino-acid sequence MGEKAAQPRFSTDREANAWGGRTDGEGVGHLRWHQHVATALPSELDGAVALIGFCSDAGVLRNQGRVGAVDGPAALRTALSPMAIHERRPLLDLGDVVVEGDDLEGGQERLALAVAQALDAGSLPIVLGGGHETAYGTGNGLLRHAAADTGKRIGILNLDAHFDLREEKQRTSGTPFLDLAKEMQRQGREIHYAVLGISRPGNTKALFDTADELGVSYLLDTQCKLDESQRFVAGFLEQIDLLYLTIDLDVLPASVAPGVSAPAGFGVPYEVIRAVCQQVVASGKLAVADVVELNPRFDVDSRTARSAARLIYELSIE is encoded by the coding sequence ATGGGTGAAAAAGCAGCACAACCGCGATTCAGTACCGACCGAGAGGCAAATGCCTGGGGCGGGAGAACCGACGGTGAGGGAGTAGGGCATCTGCGTTGGCATCAGCACGTAGCAACGGCTTTGCCAAGTGAACTAGATGGTGCAGTGGCACTGATTGGCTTTTGCTCTGATGCCGGAGTGCTGCGCAACCAAGGGCGAGTCGGCGCGGTTGATGGCCCGGCGGCCCTGCGCACCGCGTTGAGCCCCATGGCTATTCATGAACGCCGTCCCTTGCTGGACCTCGGTGATGTCGTAGTTGAAGGCGACGATCTGGAAGGCGGCCAAGAGCGTTTGGCGCTCGCCGTCGCCCAGGCGCTGGACGCCGGGTCATTGCCGATAGTCCTCGGAGGCGGACACGAAACGGCCTACGGTACAGGAAACGGACTGTTGCGGCATGCAGCTGCCGATACGGGTAAGCGCATCGGTATTCTCAACCTCGACGCGCACTTCGATCTGCGCGAGGAGAAGCAACGCACCAGCGGAACACCCTTCCTTGATTTGGCCAAGGAAATGCAACGCCAGGGCCGCGAAATCCACTACGCCGTGTTGGGTATCAGCCGCCCAGGAAATACCAAAGCGCTCTTCGATACCGCTGATGAGCTCGGCGTGAGCTACCTGCTGGATACGCAGTGCAAGCTGGATGAATCCCAGCGGTTTGTCGCCGGCTTCCTTGAGCAAATTGATCTCTTGTATTTGACTATTGACCTTGATGTCCTGCCTGCCAGTGTTGCCCCGGGAGTTAGCGCACCGGCCGGTTTCGGGGTGCCCTATGAGGTCATTCGCGCGGTGTGCCAGCAAGTCGTGGCTAGCGGAAAACTTGCCGTCGCGGATGTCGTGGAATTGAATCCGCGCTTCGACGTTGACTCTCGGACCGCACGCAGCGCGGCTCGACTAATTTATGAACTGAGCATTGAATGA
- a CDS encoding peptidyl-tRNA hydrolase, producing the protein MTEMRDRDPGELVQPIILRIDKEDPSSEDEGLSAVSRAAVIAYLQDPHNPEWQQWASQAFAKSVRRANPKMFAKVLEMFPDQMVSEVGKAQAVGLPPLPAADLPKLIAKLQVSGTQLPKSEEILTSKVNIAVNASLEMSTGKAAAQCAHALFAWLTESDGQGIESWLKAHAPVGIRHLPRTDFDALSQHAVGPVIQDAGLTEIEPGSTTAFVFIDED; encoded by the coding sequence ATGACTGAAATGCGCGATCGCGACCCCGGAGAACTGGTCCAGCCCATCATTCTCCGAATCGACAAGGAAGATCCGTCGAGCGAAGATGAGGGCCTTTCGGCAGTTTCGCGTGCTGCAGTCATCGCGTACCTGCAAGATCCGCACAATCCGGAGTGGCAGCAATGGGCCTCCCAAGCCTTCGCCAAATCGGTGCGCCGTGCGAACCCCAAGATGTTTGCCAAGGTCTTGGAAATGTTCCCCGACCAGATGGTCAGCGAGGTCGGCAAGGCGCAAGCTGTAGGGCTTCCGCCGCTGCCCGCAGCAGACCTGCCCAAGCTCATCGCCAAGCTGCAGGTTTCCGGAACCCAGTTGCCTAAGAGCGAAGAGATTCTGACTTCGAAGGTCAACATTGCCGTCAATGCGTCCTTGGAGATGTCTACCGGCAAGGCAGCAGCCCAGTGCGCCCACGCACTGTTTGCCTGGCTGACTGAATCAGACGGCCAGGGAATCGAAAGCTGGCTCAAGGCCCATGCACCGGTAGGGATCCGCCATCTTCCACGCACGGACTTTGACGCATTGTCGCAACATGCCGTGGGGCCGGTAATCCAGGATGCCGGACTCACGGAAATCGAACCGGGGTCCACCACTGCGTTCGTCTTTATTGACGAGGACTAG
- a CDS encoding cupin domain-containing protein encodes MSKNTAAEQYELISVSALGNAERNPMKPGKYAAKRIFAGEKAQITEIAFDADVELKEHVARTPIIVSVIEGKIEFTVEGRKYPLAVGGCIFVEANVLHAVYARIPARITVTFLSA; translated from the coding sequence TTGAGTAAAAATACAGCTGCTGAACAATACGAGCTGATTTCGGTTTCAGCGCTGGGCAATGCGGAACGCAACCCGATGAAACCGGGAAAATATGCGGCCAAGCGAATCTTCGCAGGGGAAAAAGCGCAGATTACGGAAATTGCCTTTGACGCGGATGTCGAGCTGAAAGAACATGTAGCCCGCACCCCGATCATCGTCTCGGTCATTGAAGGCAAAATCGAGTTCACCGTAGAAGGGCGCAAATATCCGCTGGCCGTTGGCGGCTGCATATTCGTTGAAGCCAACGTCCTGCATGCGGTGTACGCACGGATCCCGGCGCGCATCACCGTGACTTTCCTCAGCGCGTAG